The Strix uralensis isolate ZFMK-TIS-50842 chromosome 5, bStrUra1, whole genome shotgun sequence genome segment TCCTTACTGTGAAGAAATACAGGCACGAACTGGAGAGGACCGGATTGCATCacttctcacaggtaattagcgatagaacaagagggaatggctttaaactgcaacaggggaggttcagactggacattaggaaaaaatttttcacagaaagagtggtcagacagtggaataggctgcccagggagggggtggagtcaccatctctggatgtgtttaagggtcatttagatgagatgttgggggatatggtgtaggggagaactttgtagagtagggctggctgatggttggactcaatgatcccaaaggtcttttccaacctgaatgattctgggattcgGGATTAACTTGTATGTGAAGGTTACACTCCCACTGCTCAAAGTCGTATCTGTAAGGTCTGATTTAAGATCTGACTTCCTCTAATATACCATCAAGCCATAATTAGGCAGGAGGCTGGAAGCCCATCATCCAAAACTACCAGAGATGTATTTTCAAAGGCACCAACAGTTAATAGAAGTCATTTGATTTCTGCATCAGCAATCTCTACTGGCTATTGCAAAGTATTAAACTGAGTGTGTTTAACTCCAGAAAGGCAAATAGGTTCCTACCAGTCATGACCTGGAATGGCCTCTTGCCTTCCTAGCAAGGCTTCTCAATAGAACAGTTTTAACACTGTTAGATAGGAAGCACAAGACTGCTTCACGtattttttctgctctgaaaaacagCCCTTGCCAAGAGGATAAGAGAGAAAATTTATAAACCCCATCTCCAGGGTGTTCCAGTCCCTGGACTCAGCACCCACCTACTTGTACCGTTTGCCTCATGGCCAAGGCTTCTGACCTACTGAAGGACAATTCTGTTTCTGTAGCAAGGCGACAGGCGTGCCTCCCCACAGCTCTCCTTGCCCGCTGGGAGAGTGGGACGTGCTACAGAGATCAGCTGAGTGATGCTGATGTGAAATCAGAGGGAAGCGCCAGCAGGTCAGGTGCTGGCTTTTGTCGAAAGCAGCAGTATGGCTTTGACGCTTAAGAGAGGCAAGCCCAGACACTGCTGACATGCAGTCAGTGCTACCTGTAACTCACTCCCACACCTTCACTTCTCCTGGGaccagccctctcctcctccctgctcctccacagCCTCTCCTCTGACTGTAAAGCTctgccaggagctgggcagaTCCACAACAGTCAGAGAGGCCCTGCAAGAGTGTGGCTCTGGACGCTGTCAAGCTGCCCAATGAGTTGGCTGAGCCCTATATGGCACTTTGCAGGAGCTACAGTCTGCACAGAGGCTGAGAAATTCACCCCTGGCCAGGCAACAAGGTTTTAGCATCCCTGTTTTGGAATAGGGAAGGCTTGAGCTGGAGACATTAACAGGATTGGCTACCGTTTGACAGAGTCCAGATCAGCCCTGGGAAGCTCCTGGTCCTTGCTGTTGCTTCAGACCAGGCTCGGTGTCTCCATTTCAGCCTTGCTGCTGAGCTCAGGCGGCCAAAAAGACAGATGTAAGCCTGTGAAATCCACATCCTGAGGGATTTAGCAGGGAGGAGGGTTAGTGcagatgaaagtaaaaaaaacTGATGACACAAAAGCCCGGTCCTTGTTGCCCCGGCTGCTGGGCCAGCCACAGCCGCGGTGGCTCACATTGTGTTCTGTGGCAAGAGAGGCACGGGGCTGTAGGCACCCACCAGGGCCAGTGGCCTGTTGGAGGCATTTCATAAGAGCCCAGCTTTATCTGCAGTAAAGGAGCAAAGGCTAAGTACTTCGGCACAAGTCCACAGACAATAATAAACACTGACCTGTGCAAACTTCAACgctgagaaacaaaaccaaaaaaaagtggtGACGGAGAGGTGGCCAATAAAGCAGCCAGAGCATCCTCCACGCCAAGACGGCAAGGGACCAAGCCCGCTGGGTGAGGTTCATTGCGTATGTGTCAGTTTGGGCCCCCTCCACACCTTGTATCATCAGCAGAGGAGAGTTCAAAGGCAGCTTTCCTGATATTACACAGTCTCCCGTTGTATAAAGCCTCACAGAAATGAAACATGAGGTTTGGGGAAGACAcgggtccttcccatgggcccCATGAAGCACACACGCACCTCACACTTGGCCACTGACCAGGGCAGGGGCAAGCAGCGTCCCCCACTTTGCTCTTCCCATGTGGGAGACAGGCTGCCGGGCATCGACTGGCTGGTGGCTCACACCCCCCAGTCATGGGTGTCCCCTCTTCTGCCTCTCCTGCCACTCCCGTCTCAGCGCGGCGATCTCCTGCCCGTACCAGCTGTGCAGCTTGGAGAAGCAGGCCGTCTCTGGTGACACCGGGCTTTCCGGCATGGCTGGCGAGAGGCCGGGCGCCGGGGACCCCGTGGCGCTGCTGGCGGCAGAGCGTCGGCGCGGAGGCAGGGGTGGGGGCTTCACATGCCCCCCATCACGGTCAGGGCAGGTGGCCTCCCCAGGGACGCCACCACCACTACCCCACGTGGAGTAACCATTCTCCAGGATGGCGGGCTTCTCCTGGAGAGGCAGCAAGGCAGGGTTGGAGAGGTGCCTCTTCCTCCCAGAGGAGGAGGACCTCCGTGGAGACTTGCGGCAAGCGGCCAAGCTCTTGCAggcctcctccagctgcttctccagctccctcACCACCAGCCGCATGTAGTCGAAGCTGGCCCGCGAGAGCGCCTTCACCCAGGCCTCCATGGCAGCCTGCCCATCAGCCACCAGCACGTAAGCCCTGGCGCCGGCGTCGTCAAAGCGGATGGCAAAGGCGAACTCCTCAGCGGCCTCGCACAGCTCCACGGTGCAGCCCTCCAGAACCACCAGCCCCACAGGCTCCCGGCTCTCCCGCTCCTCGAAGTAGAAGAGGAGGTTGCCCTTGAGGACGAACCAGCGGCGCTGGTAGGAGGTGGCGTGGTGGTGGTGGGCATGGTGGTGGTGCCGCTCCACCCGCTTGCGGAGGAAGCCGGCATGGTCGGCGGGCGAGTCACAGGTGGCGTAGTGAGCCACGCTCCGCTCATTCAGCTTCATTGCCCTGCctaggagcagaggaagagagggggaagaagtCAGCTCGGGGCAAGGAACATCTTACCCGTCCCACCAGGAGAGGTCTGATCCTGCCCCAAACCTGCTGCAAGGAAAAGCAGCCCTGACTCCAGCAGCCAGCGCTGCAGGACAGCGTCTAACCCAGCGAGTACCCCTGGAAATGGCATGCTggctccttgctgctgcagagaggaggtCACCACCAGAGCCCCACCACTGAGACACCTGCCTTctctggggacaccaccactgctGCTTCATTTCTTATTCCACGAGTGACCTACTTTGCTGTTTTTTTATGGGGCGCATCAAAGCAATTTGCCTCTGTGCCTGTGGGACATTCATTTCGCTTTCCTCTATTACAGGGCAGGATAAGGAGGGTGTTCGCAGACCCAAGGGCTCTGGGACCTCCATTTGAGCACCCTCTCTCCGCTCCCCATCTCCACACAGGACCACCCATCCCCAccagccctcccagcagcagcacacccAGCCTCGGTAGGTTCACCAGCAGCGGGGTGCGAGGTGCCGTACCGGCTGTTCGGGTCAGACCACAACCCCTTGCCGTCTTCCTTGGACGGGCTGCTCCCTTGCCGAGGGCCTCCGAAGCTTCACTGTGCTGAGCCCCATCCCTGGTTGGAGGAAAGGTGGCAGAGAGGGAGTCACAAACCAGACCAGCTTGGGACTGAAACAGCAAAGAGCTGCATCACTCCCACCCCAGAAAGCGGGGGCCCTTGGCGCACAGGAGTGGCCAGGGCCGGGCACCACAGGCGGGCGGCTCTGGAACCGGGGTGGTGACACCGGGGACACCTGCATTGGCTTCAGAGCCTGAGCCCCATCCCAGCTCAGGCCAGCGCTCCTGTGGGTTTGATTTTGGGCTCCTACGGGTTTGTTTTCTGGCTCCTAcgagtttggtttttttggctcccgtgggtttgttttggttttattaaaaaaaaaaaaaaaagcgcttttgTAGAAGCCTGTTACTGCACCATCTGCAGAGGCCCCACGGCAGGCGACTCGGCAAGCTGGCAGGTCCCACAGAAGGACACAGCGAGCACAGCCTTTGCGATTCTACAGCTGCAAATGGATGTCCGACCGCTAAAACTCTGCACACAGGGACACGCAGAAAACAAACCAGAGCCGCCACTCCCCGGCCAGACCCGGGAGGGGGAAGCTCCCCCCTGCTGAGCAACCTCCAGTATCCCTCCCGGAGCCCTTCTCCCCCGCCAGGGCTGAGGACAAGGGGGAACGGACCCCAGCTGGGAAACGGACCAGAATCGCATCAGACACACGGAACCGCTGTGTCCCGGGGCGCTTCCCCTCGGCGCGGCAGCCTGAGGAGCCTCCAGCCTCGCACAGCCCGGCTGAGGGCAGCCGGGGCGGCCCACGCCAGCCCTGCCGcgagggggcagcgggggcccCGCGgtgccggggggtgccgggggtgccggggggtgtGGTGTGCGCGTGTGCAGTGCCGGGCTCCGCGTCTTTGTGTGCGTGTGCCGCGGGGCTGCGTGtctttgtgtgcctgtgtgcGCCTCTGGGCGAGCTGCTCGTGTGCCTGCGGCCCTCCTcggccccggccgggccccgccgcccgctcccgccccaccgccgccgccccggccccgccgccgccgccgcctccccccagCCCTTGCCCAGCGCCTCGCCCCGGTGGCGGGACCGCGGGCCGCGGCCCGTCCCGGCTCACCTCGGGCCCTTCCTGCGCGGCGGCGCTCCccgcgcggcgcggcgcggcgcggcggggcggtgcggggcgggcggccggggcccTGCCGCGGCCGGCCGGGGGAGGGCTCCTGCGGCCGCCGGGGCCGTCTCGCCGCGCCGGCAGcaccgccccgccggcggcggggggcggcgggggggcatCGCGGCCTGCCCGGAGCTGCTTTCGCCCGCCGCTCTTTGATGCGGCCGACACCCTTCCGGGTACCCCCAGGGTCCCACCGCCGGGGGGCCCAAAGCCCCCCCATCCTGCCAGTGTAACTATGGGGTTGCAGTAGCCACGGGGTGCGGCGGTGAAAGGGTGCCAGCAATGGGGTGCGGCAACAGGGGTGTGCGATGGCAATGGGTGCCACACCGACCGGGTGCAGTGCTGGTAGCGTGTTAAAGCAATGGGGTGCATCGGCAACGGGATGCAGCAGCACCG includes the following:
- the PHETA2 gene encoding sesquipedalian-2, translating into MKLNERSVAHYATCDSPADHAGFLRKRVERHHHHAHHHHATSYQRRWFVLKGNLLFYFEERESREPVGLVVLEGCTVELCEAAEEFAFAIRFDDAGARAYVLVADGQAAMEAWVKALSRASFDYMRLVVRELEKQLEEACKSLAACRKSPRRSSSSGRKRHLSNPALLPLQEKPAILENGYSTWGSGGGVPGEATCPDRDGGHVKPPPLPPRRRSAASSATGSPAPGLSPAMPESPVSPETACFSKLHSWYGQEIAALRREWQERQKRGHP